A genomic segment from Alistipes senegalensis JC50 encodes:
- a CDS encoding DUF5000 domain-containing lipoprotein, whose amino-acid sequence MKNSMLYVIFGAAVWFSGCEEHNHLKPFGPNDSQAPGAVSMVSYEQLPGGVEITFLAPSDEDFMYAKATYTLDTGERREAISSAYTNKLVIEGFGNTEPKEITLSAVDRMENEGPASTCTVVPGRPVYLDAFESMQLGSTFGGVYVSLSNPDNGNLIIELLQKDKFGEWQSLHTEYTSRKDIRFAVRGMEIEEQEFGAFVRDPWSNSTDTIKARITPIFEQELDRSKFSERFEKGDIRVDEFGFRMANIWNGNYGWGVWNMLHTPEQGNTWPAHFTFDLGVQAELSRLKYWQRLDSGGGWLYAHGNPRIFEIWGRADAPDPNSEWDGWILLTTCESVKPSGLPLGLGMWNAEDREYAEKGEEFEFPAGLSPVRYIRINVLTNWSNTQFICFQQMWFWGREVE is encoded by the coding sequence ATGAAAAATAGCATGTTATATGTGATATTCGGGGCTGCCGTCTGGTTTTCGGGGTGCGAAGAGCACAACCACCTGAAACCTTTTGGCCCGAACGACAGCCAGGCGCCCGGCGCAGTATCGATGGTCTCTTACGAGCAGTTGCCCGGGGGCGTTGAAATCACCTTCCTGGCTCCTTCCGATGAAGATTTCATGTACGCGAAAGCCACCTACACCCTCGATACCGGCGAACGCCGGGAGGCAATCTCTTCCGCCTATACCAACAAACTCGTGATCGAAGGTTTCGGCAATACGGAACCGAAGGAGATCACCCTTTCGGCCGTAGACCGGATGGAGAACGAAGGTCCGGCGAGCACGTGTACCGTTGTTCCGGGACGGCCGGTTTACCTCGACGCCTTCGAGTCGATGCAGCTCGGTAGTACGTTCGGCGGAGTCTACGTTTCGCTGTCGAACCCCGACAACGGAAACCTCATCATCGAACTGCTCCAAAAGGACAAATTCGGGGAGTGGCAAAGCCTTCACACGGAATATACGTCGCGAAAGGATATCCGCTTCGCAGTGCGCGGCATGGAGATCGAGGAGCAAGAGTTCGGCGCATTCGTGCGCGATCCGTGGTCGAACAGCACGGATACGATCAAAGCCAGAATTACCCCGATTTTCGAACAGGAACTCGACCGGTCCAAATTCTCTGAGCGGTTCGAGAAGGGGGATATCCGCGTCGACGAGTTCGGATTCCGGATGGCCAATATCTGGAATGGCAATTACGGCTGGGGCGTATGGAACATGCTCCATACCCCGGAACAGGGCAATACATGGCCGGCCCATTTCACGTTCGATCTCGGGGTACAAGCCGAGCTGAGCCGCCTGAAATACTGGCAGCGGCTCGACTCCGGCGGAGGATGGCTCTATGCACACGGAAACCCGCGGATATTCGAGATCTGGGGGCGGGCCGATGCGCCCGATCCTAACAGCGAATGGGACGGATGGATCCTGCTGACGACCTGCGAGAGTGTCAAGCCGTCGGGGCTTCCCCTCGGATTGGGCATGTGGAATGCCGAGGATCGGGAGTATGCCGAAAAAGGGGAGGAATTCGAATTTCCGGCAGGCTTGTCACCCGTCAGATACATTCGCATAAATGTACTGACCAACTGGAGCAACACGCAGTTTATCTGTTTCCAACAGATGTGGTTCTGGGGGCGTGAAGTGGAATAA
- a CDS encoding putative Ig domain-containing protein → MKTKLLVAALCFAASAFAQQKLEFPTAKFKVGDDMVWRSPDFDDSRWNSINTFYSWEMQGYDYNGFAWYRIRFTLPREMRDKSYYKDWLHIYMAKIDDADETYLNGKLIGKTGAFPGDSGGYTTAFTVERNYKIAVDDPILRWGEENVIAVRVYDDSGIGGIGNGTPRLYINDLIDMLTVSSEFESSDNAAQCRIVMKNDAAENQKGQFRIVTTDTNTGKMLASVSGKLNLTPGKELVRRISYPKNERIEVRVQYTDGRTGKQTDTRIITPYILTPPPAPEPRINSPRVFGVRPSSPILFKVAASGEKPLVYSARNLPENVTIDPATGVLEGSVAQKGDYDIEVEVSNARGKAVQHFVLKVGDKLSLTPPMGWNSWNCWGESVTQEKVAASARALIDKGLIDYGWSYINIDDVWQAKKRTADGRLLPGPHFPDIRDISDWLHSEGLKLGIYSSPGPTTCAHQLGSWGYEALDAATYAEWGIDYLKYDWCGYDQIFHQQKEMSITAFMKPYLVMERELRKQDRDIVYSICQYGMRDVWQWGEAAGGNCWRTTEDIVDTWESLRSIAMRQRDLADFAKPGHWNDPDMLVIGKVGWGPNLHPTRLTVDEQYLHVTLWNLLASPLLIGCDLAQIDDFTLGLLTNPEVNEVNQDPLGKQARVRKKVGETDIWVKEMEDGSHAVGIVNWAEHDVELEWNPGEAGLEGISRVRDLWRRTDVPFDSSSLKTNVPKHGAVLYRFY, encoded by the coding sequence ATGAAAACTAAACTTTTGGTTGCGGCATTATGCTTTGCGGCATCTGCTTTCGCACAACAAAAACTCGAATTTCCGACGGCAAAATTCAAAGTCGGGGATGACATGGTCTGGCGCTCTCCAGACTTCGACGACAGCCGATGGAACTCGATCAACACTTTCTATTCCTGGGAGATGCAGGGATATGACTACAACGGTTTCGCCTGGTACCGGATCCGATTTACCCTGCCCCGCGAGATGCGCGACAAATCCTACTATAAGGATTGGCTACACATCTATATGGCGAAGATCGACGATGCGGACGAGACTTACCTTAACGGCAAACTTATCGGCAAGACGGGCGCTTTCCCGGGCGATTCTGGTGGTTATACCACGGCGTTTACCGTCGAGCGTAACTACAAGATCGCCGTGGACGATCCCATTCTCCGCTGGGGCGAAGAGAATGTGATTGCCGTACGGGTATACGACGACTCCGGCATCGGAGGTATCGGGAACGGCACACCGCGTCTCTACATCAACGACCTAATCGACATGCTGACGGTATCGTCCGAATTTGAATCGTCGGACAATGCTGCACAGTGCCGGATCGTAATGAAGAACGATGCTGCCGAGAACCAGAAAGGCCAATTCCGCATCGTCACGACCGACACCAATACCGGCAAGATGCTGGCCTCCGTATCCGGGAAACTCAACCTCACGCCGGGCAAAGAATTGGTGCGCCGCATATCCTATCCAAAAAACGAGCGAATCGAAGTGCGGGTCCAGTATACCGATGGCCGGACGGGTAAGCAGACCGATACCCGCATCATCACTCCGTATATCCTGACGCCGCCGCCCGCTCCCGAACCTCGGATCAATAGTCCGCGCGTGTTCGGCGTACGCCCTTCCTCCCCCATCCTGTTCAAAGTAGCGGCATCGGGCGAAAAGCCCCTTGTTTACAGCGCCCGGAATCTGCCCGAGAACGTTACAATAGATCCCGCCACAGGTGTTTTGGAAGGAAGTGTCGCTCAGAAAGGCGATTATGACATTGAGGTAGAGGTCAGCAACGCCCGTGGCAAGGCAGTTCAGCATTTTGTGTTGAAAGTAGGCGACAAACTGAGCCTGACTCCTCCGATGGGCTGGAACTCATGGAACTGCTGGGGCGAGAGCGTAACGCAGGAAAAAGTGGCTGCCTCGGCCCGTGCGCTTATCGATAAGGGGCTTATTGACTACGGTTGGAGTTATATCAACATCGATGATGTATGGCAAGCGAAAAAGCGGACGGCAGACGGCAGACTGCTTCCGGGACCGCATTTCCCCGACATCCGAGACATCAGCGACTGGCTGCATTCCGAAGGACTGAAACTGGGCATCTACTCTTCACCCGGCCCGACGACATGTGCACACCAACTCGGATCGTGGGGCTACGAGGCGCTCGATGCCGCGACTTATGCGGAATGGGGGATTGATTACCTGAAATACGACTGGTGCGGCTATGACCAGATTTTCCATCAGCAGAAAGAGATGTCGATCACGGCGTTCATGAAACCCTATTTGGTCATGGAGCGTGAACTCCGAAAGCAGGACCGCGACATCGTTTACAGCATTTGCCAGTACGGCATGCGGGACGTATGGCAATGGGGCGAAGCCGCCGGGGGCAACTGCTGGCGGACGACCGAGGATATCGTCGATACCTGGGAGTCGCTGCGCAGTATCGCCATGCGCCAGCGGGATCTGGCCGATTTCGCCAAGCCGGGTCATTGGAACGATCCGGACATGCTGGTCATAGGAAAAGTAGGTTGGGGCCCGAACCTCCATCCGACACGGCTGACGGTAGACGAACAATACCTGCACGTAACCCTTTGGAACCTACTTGCATCCCCGTTGTTAATCGGATGCGATCTCGCCCAGATAGACGACTTCACGCTGGGGTTGCTTACGAACCCCGAAGTGAACGAGGTGAATCAGGACCCGCTCGGAAAACAGGCCCGGGTGCGGAAAAAAGTCGGTGAGACCGACATTTGGGTGAAAGAGATGGAGGATGGCAGCCATGCCGTAGGAATCGTCAACTGGGCGGAGCACGATGTTGAGTTGGAATGGAATCCTGGCGAGGCCGGTTTGGAAGGCATTAGCAGGGTCCGGGATCTCTGGCGACGGACGGATGTGCCGTTCGACAGCAGCAGCCTCAAAACCAACGTTCCGAAACACGGGGCCGTACTTTACCGATTTTACTGA
- a CDS encoding SusC/RagA family TonB-linked outer membrane protein: MLCVLFSPNTALFAVSVAETTSGAALQAKAELHTVTGTVVDNNGSPMAGAVVQIKGGTKGVITDTAGQFSIEVEDGAQLEFSFLGYEPVIKTVSGTEKLTVTLTPKANEMEEVTVVAFAKQKKESVISSITTINPTNLKVPSSNLTTALSGRMAGMISYQKSGEPGADNAEFFIRGVTTFGYKKDPLILIDNIELSADDLARLNVDDIASFSIMKDATATALYGARGANGVILVTTKEGREGRAKVSLRLENSFSMPADMVDMADPITYMKLGNEAVIARNPLGVTPYSQSKIANTAKGTNPYMFPATDWYNELFSKVAVNQRGNISVSGGGQVARYYVAAAFSKDNGLLKVDKQNNFNNNIDLKKYSVRSNVNINLTKSTELAIKVQGNFDDYIGPLNGGDVMYSLAMKSNPVLFPKYYPKEGEYKEATHTLFGNYDNGLYMNPYAQMVKGYKEYSRTLILAQGELKQQFDFITKGLSARVLFNTTRYSYSDVMRYYEPFYYMATGYEPVTNSYRLTQLNPDGGTDYLGYHEGAKDVTTTNYIEASANYNREFGDHGVSAMLVYTLKSSQYSNAGDLQKSLPYRNQGLSGRITYDYAKRYFLEFNFGYNGSERFSRNERYGFFPSIGLGYIISNEPFWEKLEKVVSKLKFKATYGLVGNDAIGSANDRFFYLSNVNMNNGNRKQYFGQDYAFAPDGISVMRYANDKITWETARKTNIGIELELFNKLEIQADFFHEYRSNILMDRTYIPSTMGLTAGVKANLGEASSRGVDISVDYSFVNNKSFWISGRGNFTYATSRYEKYEEPDYAGQGAPYRTHIGQSISQHMGYIAERLFVDEADIANSPRQNFGEYKPGDIKYKDINGDGQITDLDQVFIGYPTIPKISYGFGVSMGYKGFDLSVFFQGNAQVSFWLNPNTIAPFIDPHTAGQKSGMLIPSNSRLSNGLLRRIADDHWSESNRNSYAFWPRLSDREVKNNSQPSTWWMQDGSFFRLKSLEIGYSIPSKALNKVRIDALRIYFSANNLFTSSPFKMWDPEMGDNGLGYPIQQVYNIGLTLNF; encoded by the coding sequence ATGTTGTGCGTGTTGTTTTCTCCAAACACGGCTTTATTCGCTGTATCGGTTGCGGAAACAACGTCTGGGGCGGCTTTGCAGGCCAAGGCCGAACTCCATACCGTGACGGGAACCGTCGTCGACAACAACGGTTCCCCGATGGCCGGTGCGGTCGTTCAGATAAAGGGCGGCACTAAAGGCGTAATAACGGACACGGCAGGACAGTTCTCCATCGAGGTGGAGGACGGCGCACAGCTCGAATTCAGTTTCCTGGGATATGAGCCGGTAATCAAGACGGTTTCCGGAACCGAAAAACTGACTGTCACGCTCACCCCGAAAGCCAACGAAATGGAAGAGGTAACCGTCGTGGCCTTCGCCAAGCAGAAAAAGGAGAGCGTCATCAGTTCGATTACCACCATCAATCCGACGAATCTGAAAGTACCGAGCAGCAACCTCACCACAGCCCTCAGCGGCCGTATGGCCGGTATGATCTCCTACCAGAAGAGCGGGGAACCGGGTGCCGACAATGCGGAATTCTTCATCCGTGGCGTTACGACATTCGGCTACAAGAAAGACCCGCTGATACTGATCGACAACATCGAATTGTCGGCTGATGACCTGGCGCGGCTCAACGTGGACGACATCGCCAGTTTTTCGATCATGAAAGACGCTACCGCCACAGCCCTTTACGGGGCTCGCGGCGCCAACGGAGTCATTCTGGTAACGACCAAGGAGGGGCGCGAGGGACGGGCCAAAGTGTCCCTGCGTCTGGAAAATTCGTTCTCTATGCCGGCCGACATGGTAGATATGGCCGACCCGATCACCTACATGAAACTGGGGAACGAAGCCGTCATCGCCCGCAACCCGCTGGGGGTAACGCCGTATTCGCAATCAAAGATCGCCAATACGGCCAAGGGTACGAATCCCTACATGTTCCCAGCAACCGACTGGTACAACGAACTCTTTTCGAAAGTGGCCGTCAACCAGCGGGGCAATATCAGTGTGAGCGGCGGCGGGCAGGTTGCCCGGTATTACGTCGCAGCGGCTTTCTCCAAAGACAACGGGCTTTTGAAAGTGGACAAACAGAATAATTTCAACAACAACATCGATCTCAAAAAGTATTCGGTACGTTCCAATGTCAATATCAACCTGACGAAGAGTACGGAACTTGCGATCAAGGTCCAGGGTAATTTCGACGATTACATCGGACCGCTCAACGGCGGCGATGTGATGTACTCCCTCGCCATGAAGTCGAATCCGGTCCTTTTCCCGAAATACTATCCCAAGGAGGGCGAATACAAGGAGGCGACGCACACGCTCTTCGGTAATTATGACAACGGGCTCTATATGAACCCTTACGCACAGATGGTCAAGGGCTACAAGGAGTACAGCCGAACGCTGATTCTGGCTCAGGGCGAACTCAAGCAGCAGTTCGACTTCATCACCAAAGGGCTGAGCGCCCGTGTGCTTTTCAACACGACGCGCTACTCCTATTCCGACGTAATGCGCTATTACGAGCCATTCTATTACATGGCCACCGGGTACGAGCCGGTTACCAATTCTTACCGCCTGACGCAGTTGAATCCCGACGGGGGAACCGACTACCTCGGTTACCACGAAGGTGCGAAGGACGTAACTACGACGAACTACATCGAAGCGTCGGCCAATTATAACCGGGAGTTCGGCGACCATGGCGTAAGCGCCATGCTCGTGTATACGCTGAAATCGTCGCAGTATTCCAATGCCGGCGACTTGCAGAAATCGCTCCCCTACCGGAACCAGGGATTGTCAGGCCGTATAACCTACGATTATGCTAAACGTTACTTCCTGGAATTCAACTTTGGCTATAACGGCTCCGAACGCTTCTCTCGCAACGAACGCTACGGGTTCTTCCCTTCGATCGGTTTGGGATACATCATTTCGAACGAACCCTTCTGGGAAAAGCTCGAAAAGGTAGTGAGCAAGCTGAAATTCAAGGCAACCTACGGGTTGGTCGGCAACGACGCCATCGGAAGCGCGAATGACCGCTTTTTCTACCTCTCGAATGTGAACATGAACAACGGCAATCGCAAGCAGTACTTTGGCCAGGACTATGCTTTCGCCCCCGACGGGATCTCCGTGATGCGCTATGCCAACGACAAGATCACGTGGGAGACCGCCCGCAAAACTAACATCGGTATCGAACTGGAGCTTTTCAACAAACTGGAGATACAAGCCGACTTTTTTCATGAATACCGCAGCAATATCCTGATGGACCGCACATACATTCCCTCGACCATGGGACTGACAGCCGGCGTGAAAGCCAACCTGGGCGAGGCCTCGTCGCGGGGCGTCGATATTTCGGTCGACTATTCGTTCGTCAACAACAAAAGTTTCTGGATTAGCGGTCGCGGCAATTTCACCTATGCCACGAGCCGCTACGAGAAATACGAAGAGCCGGACTATGCCGGACAGGGAGCACCCTACCGCACCCACATCGGGCAGAGCATCTCCCAGCATATGGGCTATATCGCAGAACGGCTCTTCGTCGACGAGGCGGACATCGCCAATTCGCCCCGCCAGAACTTCGGCGAATACAAGCCGGGCGACATCAAGTACAAGGACATTAACGGCGATGGCCAGATAACCGACCTCGACCAGGTCTTCATCGGCTACCCAACGATTCCCAAAATATCCTACGGATTCGGCGTTTCGATGGGTTACAAGGGATTTGACCTTTCGGTCTTTTTCCAGGGCAACGCCCAGGTTTCGTTCTGGCTCAATCCGAACACCATCGCCCCCTTCATCGACCCGCACACGGCGGGGCAGAAGAGCGGAATGCTCATTCCGTCGAACAGCCGCCTCTCGAACGGCCTGCTCCGCAGGATCGCCGACGACCACTGGTCCGAATCCAATCGCAACAGCTACGCCTTCTGGCCGCGTCTTTCGGACCGCGAAGTCAAGAACAACTCGCAGCCGAGCACCTGGTGGATGCAGGACGGCAGTTTTTTCCGCCTCAAATCACTCGAAATCGGCTACTCCATTCCTTCCAAGGCACTCAACAAGGTACGGATCGACGCATTGCGCATCTATTTTTCTGCCAACAACCTGTTTACCAGCAGTCCGTTCAAGATGTGGGACCCCGAAATGGGCGACAACGGACTGGGATATCCCATCCAGCAAGTCTACAACATCGGACTTACCCTGAACTTTTAA
- a CDS encoding RagB/SusD family nutrient uptake outer membrane protein — translation MKRIFTALICLGSLCSCVDYLDVVPDNIATLDIAFNNRSSAERYLTTCYSYVPLYGDQDWNPGLTAGNEIWYYSMDDNVYVQNLWAFGIANGLQNIVTPLNNYWDGEERGMPLFQAIRDCNIFIEYVSDRNRVAGLYETERRRWLAEAKVLKAFFHYYLFQLYGPIPIIDKSLPIDASVEEVRVSRNKVDDVVDYIVRTIDECYTDLPKVIQMEAVELGRLTQAAALAIKAKTLVLAASPLFNGNTDYANFLDHDHKPFISQEQSTEKWERAAEACRDAIRSAVDDGKHDLYDFSLDATYPMPDELLYGMNTRQAVTERFNKELIWSVGTQSTFDLQINVMPLITPGTNNINASNANSYCKANYAPTLAVAERFYSSNGVPIEEDKVWNDPANDYYNRRYQTQSTNGYSEYLFKQNYETAILHFNREPRFYGSLGFDGSTWYGNGWKNPDDVDTRNYVEAKKNQRAGQTKMGIYSITGYYAKKLIYYDNTYGSSVSVREYSFPIIRLADLYLLYAEAMNEANIDKNVPDDVYIYVNKVRARSGLKGVVESWQNYSMNPSKPLTSLGMREIIRRERSIELALEGQHYFDVRRWKTAVKEFNKPVSGWSVDQETVEGYYNVRNIFNQRFYQRDYLWPIKEYDLVINPNLVQTKGW, via the coding sequence ATGAAAAGAATATTTACCGCCCTGATCTGCTTAGGCTCGCTCTGCTCGTGCGTGGATTATCTCGACGTGGTCCCCGACAACATTGCGACGCTCGACATTGCGTTCAACAACCGTTCCAGCGCGGAACGTTACCTCACGACGTGTTATTCCTACGTACCGCTCTACGGCGACCAGGATTGGAATCCTGGACTCACCGCAGGGAACGAGATCTGGTACTATTCGATGGACGACAATGTTTATGTCCAGAATCTCTGGGCATTCGGGATTGCCAATGGATTGCAGAACATCGTAACTCCGCTCAACAACTATTGGGACGGGGAAGAGCGCGGAATGCCGCTCTTCCAGGCTATACGCGACTGCAACATCTTCATCGAATACGTTTCCGACCGTAACCGGGTGGCGGGGTTGTACGAAACCGAACGCCGCCGGTGGCTCGCCGAAGCAAAGGTGCTCAAGGCCTTCTTCCACTACTACCTGTTTCAGCTTTACGGCCCGATTCCGATTATCGACAAGAGCCTGCCCATCGATGCGTCAGTCGAAGAGGTACGGGTGTCGCGCAACAAAGTGGACGATGTGGTAGACTACATCGTCCGGACGATCGACGAATGTTATACCGACCTGCCGAAAGTGATACAGATGGAGGCCGTCGAACTCGGCCGTCTGACCCAGGCTGCGGCGCTGGCCATCAAAGCCAAGACGCTGGTGCTGGCGGCGAGCCCATTGTTCAACGGCAATACCGATTATGCCAACTTCCTCGACCACGATCACAAGCCGTTTATCAGCCAGGAACAAAGCACGGAGAAATGGGAGCGTGCAGCGGAAGCCTGCCGGGACGCAATCCGGTCGGCAGTGGACGACGGAAAGCACGACCTGTACGATTTCTCACTCGATGCGACGTACCCAATGCCGGACGAACTGCTGTACGGTATGAACACCCGCCAGGCCGTTACTGAACGATTCAATAAAGAACTGATATGGAGCGTCGGTACACAGTCGACATTCGACCTGCAAATCAATGTGATGCCGCTGATTACACCCGGCACGAACAATATCAACGCGTCCAATGCGAACAGTTATTGCAAGGCAAACTATGCACCTACGCTGGCAGTCGCCGAACGCTTCTATTCTTCGAACGGCGTGCCGATCGAAGAGGACAAGGTCTGGAACGATCCGGCCAACGATTACTACAACCGCCGTTACCAAACGCAGAGCACAAACGGTTACAGCGAATACCTATTCAAGCAGAATTACGAGACGGCGATCCTGCACTTCAATCGGGAACCCCGTTTCTACGGTTCGCTCGGATTCGACGGCTCGACGTGGTACGGCAACGGTTGGAAAAATCCGGACGATGTGGATACGCGCAATTACGTGGAGGCAAAGAAGAACCAGCGGGCAGGCCAGACTAAGATGGGCATCTATTCGATTACGGGCTATTATGCGAAGAAACTCATCTATTACGACAATACTTACGGATCTTCGGTTTCAGTCCGGGAGTATTCTTTCCCGATCATCCGGCTCGCCGATCTCTACCTGCTCTACGCCGAGGCGATGAACGAAGCCAACATCGACAAGAACGTCCCCGACGATGTATATATCTATGTGAACAAGGTACGCGCCCGCTCGGGGCTGAAAGGGGTTGTGGAGTCGTGGCAGAACTATTCCATGAATCCTTCGAAGCCCTTGACTTCGCTCGGGATGCGCGAGATCATCCGGCGCGAACGTTCCATCGAACTCGCATTGGAAGGACAGCATTACTTCGACGTGAGACGCTGGAAAACGGCCGTAAAAGAGTTCAACAAACCTGTGAGCGGCTGGTCGGTGGACCAGGAGACCGTCGAAGGGTATTACAATGTAAGGAATATTTTCAACCAACGGTTCTATCAACGGGATTATCTCTGGCCGATAAAAGAGTACGATCTGGTGATTAACCCCAACCTGGTTCAGACCAAAGGATGGTAG
- a CDS encoding DUF4998 domain-containing protein: MKSLKLFSAGVLGCLLVSCGDMLENIEQYIDKGETIYVGKVDSLKLYPGRERIGLRGDLRYGLTQTRCTISWLHPSGEEQSKSIDIVRTSPDDKFDVVLTDMQEGPYEFTVITYDGLGNKSIPVTANGYVYGDLYEQSLVNRSIEGDIVTSYEDGEFIATIKWLPLNYEEAQETCLTYELADGSGQKSIKVNTGDNRSVITGAKPGGEFEWYTVYKPDSLAIDMFRSDVSSQRSTTQYRIPVVNAGNPFVHDDRGLVIHQRFGYVKGWIANAAAEANGTFDTWGGRNSLSLWTYPNYSPVGTIENGKIYQEIELPAGSYRFDVYMNSFNPNGSPYEIYAAVATGLTEGLPDVAEVHTKAIGSAKCPDDVTDNRLSVSFTLDKPMKVAFGFVGTLGGDADFNVSYVELWSN, from the coding sequence ATGAAATCACTGAAACTATTTTCGGCAGGAGTGCTGGGATGTCTGCTCGTCTCCTGCGGAGACATGCTCGAAAACATCGAACAGTATATTGACAAGGGCGAAACCATCTACGTGGGCAAGGTTGATTCCCTGAAACTTTATCCCGGCCGCGAACGAATCGGACTTCGGGGCGATTTGCGCTACGGACTCACGCAGACCCGGTGTACGATCTCTTGGTTACACCCTTCTGGGGAGGAGCAAAGCAAGAGCATCGACATCGTACGCACGTCGCCCGACGATAAATTCGACGTCGTCCTGACCGACATGCAGGAGGGCCCCTACGAATTTACGGTCATCACCTACGACGGTCTGGGCAACAAGTCGATACCGGTTACGGCCAACGGCTATGTATACGGCGATCTGTATGAGCAGTCGTTGGTAAACCGGAGCATCGAAGGCGATATCGTCACCTCCTACGAGGACGGGGAGTTTATCGCCACCATTAAGTGGTTGCCCCTCAATTACGAAGAGGCGCAGGAAACTTGCTTGACCTACGAACTGGCCGACGGAAGCGGACAAAAAAGCATCAAAGTGAACACCGGCGATAACAGAAGCGTCATTACCGGTGCGAAGCCGGGCGGCGAGTTCGAATGGTATACCGTCTACAAACCGGATTCGCTTGCCATCGACATGTTTCGTTCGGACGTGAGCTCGCAACGGAGCACAACGCAGTACAGGATACCGGTCGTGAACGCCGGAAATCCCTTTGTGCACGATGACCGGGGATTGGTCATACACCAGCGCTTCGGTTATGTCAAAGGGTGGATTGCAAATGCCGCCGCCGAGGCCAACGGAACATTCGACACGTGGGGTGGACGCAATTCGCTGAGTTTGTGGACCTACCCGAATTACTCGCCGGTAGGCACCATCGAAAATGGCAAAATATACCAGGAAATCGAACTCCCGGCAGGCAGTTACCGATTCGATGTCTACATGAACAGCTTCAATCCGAACGGGTCTCCTTATGAAATTTACGCAGCCGTGGCAACCGGACTCACGGAGGGGCTGCCCGATGTAGCCGAGGTGCATACCAAAGCGATCGGGTCGGCAAAATGTCCCGATGATGTGACGGATAATCGGCTTTCCGTATCCTTTACATTGGACAAACCCATGAAGGTCGCTTTCGGCTTCGTGGGAACACTTGGCGGTGATGCCGATTTCAACGTAAGTTATGTCGAACTGTGGAGCAACTGA